The window CCTAACTGGTCTACCTGAAGCTACGATTGCATTCCTCAGCTCACTCAGAGACAGTGTTCCTGTTCGTGAAACATCAGTGAGGAAGAAAATGTCCTGGtcaaagaagaaaacaacaacaatgatcAGGAAATTCTTCTGAATCTATATGTAGATACATATGTATTAATGGTAGAATGAAGAGGCTGCTATACggtaatgtatgtaaatattcCAAAAATCTAACGATTTTTCATTCAGTATGAAATGTTTAAGCTGGACTTCCTTTTACCTTGTATGTGACGACCTTCTTCCACAAACGAACAAATTCCTCACTGTTCAGTTTGCCGGTGATTGATGTCTTTTTAACCCAACATTAAGGTAACAAAACCATACATCTTAGCCCGACCTTCAAATCGAGTATTGTGTGTTACGTCAACAAAAGGGCAGAATTTGGCACTGTTTTCATGTACGGTTCTTATGggttttatgttgtgttatgttcttttaacatttaaccagcctgaaatgagaaaaaaagtatGATTCTATTATTTACAGTGTGTAAGTTATACCAAATTATAATGAATGCATTACAAGAGGATACATCCATCAGAGCAACCATACTGCGACAGGCATCAATGCTGAAGCCTCCAGATTTCAAGTCTcctaaaaaaaatgaaaaagaagaaaaatcagcATGAAACATACTTTGGCCTGAACCCAGCAATATAGCAATGCACATAGCAGGTGATTATtacaatgtattttaatgtttattggGCTCTTATGGTGTTTGTCAAAACTGCTAATATCTTTTTTTACAGTCCAAACCTTTCAGGATGTTTTCATTTAGAAGCTTCTGGAGCTGCTCAGCATCCACTTCTTCATACtggaaatgtaatgaaaacagaTCTTTACCTTTATTAGTGAGTTTTCTGCCAGCCACTCACCCAACTAGCAAAGACTGCTATGTGCAACCCAGTCTCTTCAATCTGCATACAAATAACACAactgtacattttcaaattacatGCAGTGCATACACCAAAGTCCAATTTTGCGTGCAGGTGATACACCAAATTCAATTCTGTGGAGAGCAGATGCCTCCAACTAAATACCACGCATCACCTTGAGCAGTCATGACATCACCAGCGAGGCTCagttttgttaggtttaggcaccaaaactacttggtgaGGTTCAGGGAAAGATCACGTTACATATGTTACATAAGTTACAAATACATATGTTAAAATAACTCAATGCGTATGCACTGCACGCAATGTAAAAAAAGTTGTGTTATTCGAGACCAGGCTAATATGTGGCTAACTTGTGGGTTGCTATGATTGCTAATTACCCCTCTTTTATGCTAGTAGACAAAATCATTGCAGGCTATACCAGCTGAACTCCACAACAAACCgaacaccacacacacttgACATAATAtggccttataaagttgatttggctaacatgttagcaaacagttgcctatttatacatccagcagagagagagcaacattagcatccattttagttgtgtttctgtccactggacaaatgtaagtccaatattcattctccctTTAGCTCTCTTTTGTTCTTcaccaacttctgagggaaatatctagctcttcagctgctaaaggCTCGACAATGTccaccagctagctgctaacgttgtgtgtctgctgtttggtgctgggctggTGGTGTACAGTCAGGtctaactgatttttttttcactaaaaacagctgcgCATTGAAATTACATTGAGAGAACCAAAAAGTAAAGttaagaaaatcaaaacaatgagctgaaaaacacTATAATGCTTTGTAtagctgaagggaactgcagagtcaggtgatcattttctgtgggtATGTCAGTACGAAAGACCCCTTTCACGTTATACATACTTATCCTGCAACTTTAAACTGTGTGAAAATTGGGGAGGTTCAAAGTCGTACTCAAACTCACTTGCTATAattatgctaattagcaagtcACATGTTAGTGAGAATAATATTACCTTGTCGGAGTGTTGGCGGAAAAAGTTTTTCTTATTCTCATCATCCTGTACTTTTGTGACATTTTCGAGCTGGGAATTAAAAATAGAAGAGAGAGTGGAAGAGAATTGAGTCATTTTATTTgagactgtaaaaaaaaaacatattttacatacttGCAAAAGAATGTAGTTAAGAACATGTAACACAATATCAGAATAATATAACCAGCAacaatattgtaatattattaAATCTAAACAAAGAATTATTAAATCTTGCACACCTTTTCAACTGGCTCATGTTTGTGGTCACCAGAATTCTCACTGTGGAGAAACACCAAAGACATTCCACATCGGAttagtgtgttttatgttttcttaaTATAAAGCACCAGTAATGTGTGACGTATGCCATGCAGATTAATTTTGGATCATGGTGTCTGTCATATCTGTCATTTCTTGATTTACAATGAACAGTGAAACAAGCAGTGGGTTGAGTGAGTGCGCATACTAGCCATGGGTCTCTGTCTTGGAGAGGATGGTCAGGATGAAGGTGGCTGTCTCATTGGAATTGAAGGTGGACGGCACAATCAGGTATTCACCAGGCTTCAGCATAAGGAACTCCATCACCTCACGTGCATTCATGTAGGTTTTAGTTTGGGCGACAGGTGCGCGTCTGCTGAAGAAAGAGGCTGGGAACTTCCCACTCTGTGCCTTgtactgaaatattaaatagaTATTTCAGTTCTCTGCAGTTTATATAATTTACCAGAGCTGCACAATGTAGGTGGAGAATGTTTATTGTGAATAAAGATTGGTTTAAAATTGTTTCTTACGTTTTCAGTCACCTTGAGGGAAATCAGTGAACGATGAGTTCATGATGGGgacaaaaagaaattaattcaattaataagGGTAAAATTTTcaattataataatgtattGTACCATGCATACCGTCACTCGAAATGAAAAGCAGACTTTGACCAAGACTTAAACGTGTCTTGCGAGCCAACTGTTGTCAAATTTACAAACAGATTGCATGGACTTTGactttggttttggttttggtcatcagtttattgtgtttacttttgatttACTGCAACCCTCCTTTGACTCCTTGATGGTCCCTTGAAAACCCGAGATGTTTGTGGATCAGACAATGGTTGAATGTTGAAAGCCTTTTTAACCTGATTTACTTAATAAATCTTCTAAAATTACAACCCACAATTATTCTTGTTGACTTGAAATCATACTGAAATTGCCACTTCGTGCCAGGCCCCCACGCCCCCACGCccctcccccaaacccctcccctctctctaaAACCTAATACAgcagcccaccattgagtctggttctgtccaaagtttctgcctcttaaaggaagtttttccttgccactgtcgccaaatgcttgctgatggtgggatttgttgggtctccgtaattaatattataaagagtacggtctagacctgcgctataggaaaagtgcaatgagataacttctgttatgaattggcgctatataaataaaattgaattgaatacttGCTGCATGATTACTTGAAAAGTTTTAATGAATCAAACCttgtttttgatactatttatggtcagcattttttcagcaatatcCATTCAGTGTATTTTGTAATTTCCTCTCTGTATAGTAATTTTTATGGTGGCAGAGTCTGCCATTCCCGAGCTGTAGGGATTCATGGAAAAagatgtatatacagtatgtaatccAGTGTTACAACTGGCGAATCCCACGGTGGCCTTTATTGTGAATGAAGACATGGTCATTTTAGGGTTAGTTGTGTCAGTGGATCAGTTTTACATATTGCTGGGAGTAATCATTAATGCAGGAGTTGTGGTTCCAGTATGAAAAATATGGTAAATTTGAATGATAAACATATAGGCCTATGTGGGTTTCTAAATGATCCTGACATGACTGCATGCCTTCACATCAGCTAAATGTTTCTTAACTTTAAATAGTCCAAAGCCATCTAGCCAACTAGCTAATAGGCTATATGGAAAAGGGACACAGCATCCAGTAGTGAGAGTGAAACTTTTTTGCTCAGTATTCCAGGTTAAAGGGgatataattaaaatttttgtctttttttcttttcagacaACATGATGCTGCAGCAGTAATAATTCAGTGCATTTAACATGACGGCACAAAATGCTTAAAATTCTACAGCAAGATTCCATTCGTGTTTTCACTTAATCGGACAACTTCAACTACCTTCCATGTCTACTATATGTCTGACATATCCCTAACAGTCCTCACACTGTGACAGAAACGATAAAGGGTAATATTTACCTCAAATACCGAGAATCCAATGTGGAGATGTTGGACCAGGCGTCGGTTCCTCTTGTCAGGCTTTTGAATGAGAGACACCAGCATGTTTTTATCGCCATCTTTCTCCGAATATTCACCATCAATCTTGACCCGATACTGTGGATTAGTCCAGAAAGTGTCTGGAAGACAAAGGGAGAAACAAGGTTTATTTGTATCAGTTTGCAAAGAGTAGGGTGagtgatttgattgatttatcaagattaaaataaaatgttattgcgTATTACTGATTAACTAAAAGAACTTGAAAGCAAGGCTAGTTGAACAGTCTCACACATCAGTCTGATCAAGTTTGAACTGTTctgaaaatgtcagttttaaattaaaatgtcagtatCATAGATTATACAGAAGAAATGGAGCATTTGTGAATTGTTTACTTATTCTGTACTTTATAACATGTTAAGTCAAGTAGTTGAGCTGGAGTTGTGTATTAAAGTTACCCTGGTATTGTGACAGAGTAACTGTCCTGTTTTTTTGGGCATGATGTTAATTACTGGTGTGAGTACTCAGTGCAAGATAAGTTTTAAAACAGTGTTACTAGTGCTATCTTATCTAATCTGAGCACTTGACAGTGTGGTTCTTTTCTCCTGTGGCTATTCACTTTATCTTTCCTGGCAACAAGAGCTTTGCTatgatattttgtcttttatcttcCTATTCTGACACATTGTTTTGCTTGACTTCTGCTTGTGACCATCAAGTTCTAGTGTACAATGCACTAATGATATGTGTGTTGTGcttcagaaagttacagatgCAGATAGAGAGATATACTTTCTGGGAAACCTAAATATTGACTGGCTTTCTCCGACCTGTGCTCTGCAAGAGAGATTACTAGTTGTAATGAACGTATGTAATGTGACTCAGATGATGAACGTGGGCTCTAACATGTCTGGGGTAAAATCATTCACATACATAGACCATATTTATACTAATGCCAGTGAGCTCTGCTCTATATTATAAGGTACACAAGGAAACTGGGGTGtacataaatgttaaatgtggaTAATGGCTCGTGCCCAAAACACCTTGAACTTCAGCGTTAATCTCTTGTTTCTGTTCAAACACAAAGCTTCTtctttgttatattattattatcatagttattaattttatttattatctttaattaTGGTTTATTCAATTGTTTAGTTATTTCTTTTTGTGGCTTATATGGAGTATATATATGAGAATATGAAAGGTGATCTGTTTGTTGCTCCACTCTCGTTAAGTCCAGCTCTGCAGAAGTCTCCCATGCTGCTTTTGAAGAGACATTTTGATTAGTCTCTTCTTAgacaaaaggggaaaaatgGATATTCATCTCTGTTGTAGTGCCAAATTGCCAAATTGTGGTTTATGCTGATATGACAAGTGTCACTTGCtggtattttaaaatgttgtcaaaCACATTATGAAATTGCAATACATTTGCTTCTATGGTATAACAAATATATCGGGCCTTATTAAATTTAAGTCCAGATATTCTGGAGGTACCTTTATTATTCATGCATCCTCCAGCAGTGGTTCCTGCAACCCATCTCCCCTCATAGAAGGAGGTCTTCCAGTGACGAGAGGAGTTTTCCTCAAAGAAGTCGGGACACAGGGAGCAGATGTCAAGATCCGTGTAGAACTTACAAAAGTCTTCCATAGTCATCCTGTTGATATCAGAgattaattttgataatatgAAATTTTCTTCTGGATGTGATTCTGAAAATATGAAACCTTAAGAAATATAgtacaagataaaataaataatattccttCTGTATGAGTTGGGGTAAGAAGTACAGATGAAATCTTTTCCATTCATAAACACTGCAAATGTACCTTTACCTGTCTGAATATATGCAAAGAAAAGCTACTTGATGACTAATAGCTCcctctgtgtatttgtgaatTAGTGAGTTTGTGAGGGAGCGACAAGCAAGCCAGTTCtttgtgtctgaaaatgtgttgacaaTCCTATACTCAAAAAGACAACAGTCATTCTTTCCAACACAGTATGCTTGTTGTGTTTCACCTTGCATCACATTAAAATCACGAATATATTCTAACCACCACAGtgaaatttgttaaaaaaatcaaagttgTAGGTGATGctttagattaaaaaaagacctacagtatacatgtaaatgattttaaagtttccaaATTGTTACTCCCTTATTCTCTAACTTCACGTCTTGTTCCCTTGTACCTACATATCGGTACATACTGTATGGATACATATAACATTTCACTGTAAATTGGGAAGAATTTTGCTGCAGGCCCATAATCTAAAGCGTTTACAAGGTGTCTCGATTTCTTGAATAtacaaatatgtaatatgttttattttacaatgcTGCATAAGTAGTAGTCTTCTATTTGTTGCCATTGTAAAGCATTGTGAATATCTTACGTTTTAAATACACTACACTTTAAATATCCACTGTTCTGTAGTTGTTACTGTGCAGGTGAGAGTGGGTCAGGAAACATTTGGATGCTTAGAAAAGTTTCTTACATTTGATTACATTTGCTTACCAAAACTCTCCATCATCATCCACTGAAAGGCACATGTCACGATCTTGAGCACTCACGGTTTTCCACAGAGATGACCTTGAAAACATTTAGTCATTTAAGTAAGAGAGGAGACAATATCTTATAGATCATATATATGCAGTCACTTCCATTATACATGCAAGAATTAAGGAGAATAGgtctacatttgtttgttttactaatTTCAAGAAGGCGTTTGACTGGATTAATAGGGAATTTATATAGGTTGTTAAATTCTGGTGTTAATGGGAAGTTTTATGATGCTCTCTTTATCAAGCACCTGTTGCTCATGTTAATGACTACTCGTTGGTTTCCCCAACAATTTGGTGTGAAGCAAGGAGATGTTTTGTCTCCAATATTGTTTTccatttatgttaattattcAGCTCTTCAAATTAAAACTTCTAGCTTGGGAGTCAAAGTTGATGATAAGATTGTGGGCATATTATTCTATGCGGATGATGTAGTTTTACTTGCTGAACATGACAATAATCTACAGATTATGCTGAACATTATTGCGGAATGGTGCTAGAAATGAAGACTAGTGgtgaaacaagacaaaacacaaatagtACATTTTAGACAAAAATAATTGCAGAGAAGttcagttgtttttaattcTGGTTCAATAGTGCTGTCATATACTGATCAGTAGAAATATCATGGCCTGATGCTGGACGAGcacattacatttaaagaaGCTGTCAGTGTTCTAGCTCAGTCACCGGTTTTATGTAAAACTTGAGTTGAGCTTCAGGAAGGGAACCTTTTTTGTagcagattttatttgtcaaactGAGCTGTAAAATAACTTGTAGTtttgtaatgaaatgaaatgtttgaccACTACAACTGTACTTTTGGTGTCTTGTAAACCCATGAGGGTTGGGCAGCGCCATAATCTTATTATCAGTTGTTTTCAGCATTCACAGGGAAGTTAAAAGATGTCCTGAGGCTTAGAAACAGTGCCTTTCAATTTTCCATTCAACACATATGCAAATACATGTTGAGTGGCAGGTGGTATTTTCTGTGGATGAAAAGCTGTTTTAAGCTGCCTTTAAGGCAAGGTATTACAGTGGATTACTGGTAAAACCAGTTtagaaaaacaagaagacaGTTTTAACAGGCTTCTCTTACAGGAATGTACAGTTAATACCACTTAAGTGATTATATTCTCAAAAAACCATAAACCCCTGGTTATTAGCAATCTGTTGGCCTTCAGCTAAAAGTAGATGTGAAAAGTGGTGAAATGCATCCTTATTGCATCCCGAAtagttgggtctctgtaaataatattatgaagagtatggcctagacttgctctataggaaaagtgcaatgagatggcttctgttgtgaattggtgctatataaatataattgaattaagaatagttgtgtgtttgtgtgtgtgaaaaatacatgttcacTTATTTGTCATTGGGAAATTGCCATGTCTTTGTGAAACAGTCACTTAGTGGGAGTAGTTCTCACCGATCACTCCAGTCTCCGTTCCACTCTCCTTTGCCCCAGGGGTTCCACAAACGCACCAAGTTTACTAGTTTCCCCTGGCTCATCGTCTGACCAGCAGTCATCATGGGAGACAGCACCATTGTTATGTgccattaatgtaaaaatgcaataaatttCCCGTAAATCATTTGCAATGGTACACTTCAATAGAACCTTAAAAACCTGATTACTAGCTGTTGGTAATATAATCTTTATGATCACTATCATACAAGTGCTGACAAACTTCCAATTCCAAGTGCAATTTCCCAATTCTTCACCTGTTTCACACCCGTGACAGTGTAGGCATGGCCTTGGACCAATCCATTCGGCAATACAGTGTTGGCAGGTGTCTCCTACAAGCCAAAGACGTTGATCATTTAGTTTATGTGTTGTTGTAGACACAAATTATGTGAAGACTTGTCCAAAAGAAACTGGATTAAAGTGTGTGACAGCAGCCTataaatcattttcatgtgACCCTAAAAATGAAAAGGGTAGCTAATGGCTAAATTATGAACAACTAAAGGTAAGGTTTGGggtcattttaattaaaattgctTGCTGAACACATAAGCCAGAAATGTTATCTAGACTACTGACACATTCAGCTGTCACGTGACCTTCACTTTGCAGGTCGCAGCGGTCAGGTGGGAGTTTCATTTTAGTGTAATCTGTTTCACAATTTGTGCAGGAAGAATATGAACCCATCATCGTTTCTCCACATTTTAAGAGACTAGGCTTGCTCTGCCTATTTGGATGCAATGAATCTAAAAGATTAGCTACAATTGCCTCCAGTGCAGCTCTTCACTTGAGAAATATAACTGAAATTTCAACCTGTCTTTTTGTTGAAGTTTAGTTTATTGTTCAGCATCTCTCTAAATAGTCTATGTGCACTttacaaaaaagatttttaaaaacagccagTGTTGGTTTTGTGTGGTACCTACCCCTTGAGGTGTACCACAGCTCATCAGTGACTTGGATTGGCCAGCTCTGTACATCAGCTCCCACAGGTTTGGAGGGGGATCTGACAGCCGAATACACATGTGAACACCACCAGTGAAGTCCATCATAGCCTCTGAAGGAGATCCAGCACTCATGTCGGTATAGGAACCACACACCCTGACACAGGTGGATGTGATATTATTTTTACAGATACAGTACTCGAGAAATGATACAAAACTCATGctatgaaaacacatttatgtcTCTGTGAAACAATGTACTTTTCTCTTCATACTTGGCATAGGCTTTCTCCAGCAAAGCAGGCCAGAACTCATTTTGGTCTTTCGAGTTTACGAAGATTAGTCTCCCATTGATTGTCGGTAGCTTGTCATCAATGACGACATCCACCCACCTTCCAAATCTCCAGAACTGAATagttaaaaaagaagatattcTGTGTCAATATGTTGTTAAAAATTATGTTTAGGTGGgcaaaaacttttctttttcatattgtTATTCATTATCAGTGATGAATTTCAGacaatacattttccaaaaatgtacaGTGCAGTCCACAAGAATTTGGAAAGGGacacatatttttgttgttttggctctaTATTCCAGAACATTGGATGAAACAGTGACAATTAAAGGTTACATTTGTGACTCCCAGCTTTAATTTGATGCTGTTTTCATCCACATCAGATTAACAGTATTGGCGACACACATAACCAAAAGCTTTTggataaagtaaaataaaattaaaggcaccctgtggtgttttcttgtaaacaaacacagttaagTTTACATTCAATGTTTCTTACTATTGTGTGTATCCGTGAGGTCTAACAAATCTACTGAATGCAATTActttctcataaaacatttcccaaaccaattttatgaatattttgaaacctgTGCCATATTACTTATGTGCTTACTATTTTGTGCTAGCAgagcattaaacacaaacatgcaaaacattgTTCCTTAGCACCACTACTGCTCAGAAACTCTGTAGGCTCTCTTTAAATATAGTCATCATATTTAATGATGAGGGAATCTCCACACATCAGCCACCAACTGGGGGCTCAAACCTGTGCCTCAACCGACAGGACTAACGTTTCATCTCTGATGAAGACATGCTGTAAAAATGAGTCATTGCACTTAACTGTGTGCTCCACACCTCATCGCTCCAGATCGTGTCATCATATTTAATATGGTTTTGAGTATTTTGGAATCAGTGACTGGCTGAAGTCATAGACATCAGCAGACATTTGCAGTGTTGCAGGTCTCTGTTGTTTCAGCTGCTTTTTGCCTTTAGTCTGGTATTTAAGTGAAACACATGCTTAGATGCTCAGGTGACAAGTTAAAATGCTCCACTGTATGAACATAAAAAAGACTCCTTGGTTAGTTTGGTTGCACTATATGTTTAAGTTAATTGTCTGTCCTCCTGTTTCCAGAGTTTTGATGCACTTGTTTGAAAAAAGTATATGATTTATACACTGTTTACTACTTAATAATATCAGCTACCTGTAAATCTGAAAGTCAGCACTTGAACCTCATAGTCATTGAGCTTCATTCTTGAACTTGAAAACAGCAgtggacaaaacaatctcacctagCTGTTCTAGAGCTTTGAGCAACTgagaaaactccatctgctaaTGAAGATcgtgtgatatgatcaaaagctccagaacagctactaaataaactttgaggtgagattgttttgacAGCTCATATTGTTTCATATCATTTGCTAGAGCAaagccaaaacaaaagaaaatgtatgacGGCCCAATTACTTATGGAGTGCATTGTCTGTGCATACATCATTttgatattaaattaaaattatttcataaaTTATGATGATGGCATTGAATTACTTCACATACTCAGAATTTTACAGAAATAATATTACATAATAAATATTACTGAaagtctgatttgtgtttgtcagtgttcaatgaaaatatacagcaaaataataaaGAGTTGTGCTGTTAGTATTTACCCTGAAGTGGAACAGCCCGCAGTAGTTCTCGTCAAATGTTTGTTCAAgaggaacaacttgcccgaagacgTCATTCTGGAATGTCAGAGCTCCGATAGATGCAAGAAACCAGCAGTTTCCTGAGTAAAACATGGCCAATGAGTTGTcagaaagacaagaagaaacaacagtaaaatattatgAATGAAGAAATTTCCCTACCAAGTAGTCCTTGACCAAAGTCAAACCTGGAGACCCCATCAAGTATGAAGGATGGATTAGGAGCAATTTTCTGGAACAGAAGGAGTGTTAACGAGTCAAAAATGACgacaacaaaaagaaactctttaaagatttaaaggataggttcacattttttcacatttagtcCATCCATGTTAATACAATACTTACATGCCCTTTGAAATATTTATTGGTCACTGTAAATCATCCCTACTGTTCACACTGGCCATGAAGAGATCCCCTCCCAGCACAACGCCAATGTAAGAGTTTGGGAACAAAATCCAGAGCTTTCATTCCATACAAAAAATTGTATTCCTAAATTCAGCTGAAACTaaaatgaggcttcagcagtctgagttagccaAATCAAGTGGGAATCCTCCAAAGTTAGTGTTTTTAGTACAAACTTTCGTGTTTGTGTTGCTATCCCTCCACCGCAGCACAGCAAGGAACTGAGCTTAAAGAACTGCAAAGAATACTGGCTGTGAAGTTAGTTAGAACAGATTATTGGAATAATAACGAATATATGTATagttacttagttactttccaccactggtatcAAGGCTTTTTTCCCAGCATAATCAAAAAAGTAGCTAATAGGACAAATATGtctattttaaaaacacaaaatactcaTCGATCTTTATGATTATGATGATCAAACAGCAGTCCTGTTTTCACTACCCCACAGTCGTTCCTCGTTTGCTTTATTCTGTATCATAATAGAATGCAGAGCTACAGTAAAGTATGTGTCATGTATAATGTGTCATATGAAGTTATACTGTAAGCCTAAAGTAATCAAACaagatgtactgtatttgtattttgctaataagcaaataTGATCAGTCAGTTTATTTCACGGGTGATCTGACCACATGTACTTTATCATCTGTTCTTCCGGAGCTAGCTAAACAGCCACCAAGAC is drawn from Siniperca chuatsi isolate FFG_IHB_CAS linkage group LG15, ASM2008510v1, whole genome shotgun sequence and contains these coding sequences:
- the LOC122861856 gene encoding calpain-1 catalytic subunit-like, which gives rise to MPAPGVCLNILETRNKQNGYGCVANPEKFLNQDFQELKQYCLIRGVRYIDKMFPPDRNSIGEGILSPSDLARVVWLRPAKIAPNPSFILDGVSRFDFGQGLLGNCWFLASIGALTFQNDVFGQVVPLEQTFDENYCGLFHFRFWRFGRWVDVVIDDKLPTINGRLIFVNSKDQNEFWPALLEKAYAKVCGSYTDMSAGSPSEAMMDFTGGVHMCIRLSDPPPNLWELMYRAGQSKSLMSCGTPQGETPANTVLPNGLVQGHAYTVTGVKQTMSQGKLVNLVRLWNPWGKGEWNGDWSDRSSLWKTVSAQDRDMCLSVDDDGEFWMTMEDFCKFYTDLDICSLCPDFFEENSSRHWKTSFYEGRWVAGTTAGGCMNNKDTFWTNPQYRVKIDGEYSEKDGDKNMLVSLIQKPDKRNRRLVQHLHIGFSVFEVTENYKAQSGKFPASFFSRRAPVAQTKTYMNAREVMEFLMLKPGEYLIVPSTFNSNETATFILTILSKTETHGYENSGDHKHEPVEKLENVTKVQDDENKKNFFRQHSDKYEEVDAEQLQKLLNENILKGDLKSGGFSIDACRSMVALMDTSITGKLNSEEFVRLWKKVVTYKDIFFLTDVSRTGTLSLSELRNAIVASGMRVSDDMLNLMALRYSVSSRHMTLESFISLILRLDCMKKIFKQLSDGKIMNLRESEWIYISMYT